The Glycine soja cultivar W05 chromosome 3, ASM419377v2, whole genome shotgun sequence genome window below encodes:
- the LOC114406741 gene encoding 1-acyl-sn-glycerol-3-phosphate acyltransferase 2-like — MAIAAAAVVVPLGLLFFASGLLVNLIQAICYVVVRPVSKSLYRRINRVVAELLWLELVWLIDWWAGVKVQIFTDHETFRLMGKEHALVISNHRSDIDWLVGWVSAQRSGCLGSTLAVMKKSSKFLPVIGWSMWFSEYLFLERSWAKDESTLKSGIQRLSDFPLPFWLALFVEGTRFTQAKLLAAQEYATSTGLPVPRNVLIPRTKGFVSAVSHMRSFVPAIYDVTVAIPKSSPAPTMLRLFKGQPSVVHVHIKRHLMKELPDTDEAVAQWCRDIFVAKDALLDKHMAEGTFSDQELQDTGRPIKSLLVVISWACLVVAGSVKFLQWSSLLSSWKGVAFSAFGLAVVTALMQILIQFSQSERSNPAKIVPAKSKNKGS, encoded by the exons GCAATATGCTATGTCGTCGTAAGGCCGGTGTCGAAAAGTTTGTACAGAAGGATCAACCGGGTAGTAGCAGAGCTCTTGTGGCTGGAGCTTGTATGGCTTATTGATTGGTGGGCAGGAGTTAAG GTCCAAATATTCACAGATCATGAAACCTTTCGTTTAATGG GTAAAGAGCATGCACTTGTGATAAGCAATCACAGAAGTGATATTGATTGGCTTGTTGGATGGGTTTCAGCTCAG CGTTCAGGTTGTCTTGGCAGCACTCTAGCTGTGATGAAGAAATCTTCAAAGTTTCTGCCG GTCATTGGCTGGTCAATGTGGTTTTCTGAGTATCTTTTTCTGGAGAGAAGTTGGGCCAAGGATGAAAGCACATTAAAG TCAGGCATCCAGCGACTGAGTGATTTCCCTCTTCCCTTTTGGCTAGCTCTCTTTGTAGAAGGAACGCGTTTTACACAGGCCAAACTATTAGCTGCTCAGGAATATGCCACTTCCACTGGATTGCCTGTTCCTAGAAATGTTTTGATTCCAAGAACTAag GGTTTTGTTTCTGCAGTAAGTCATATGCGCTCATTTGTTCCTGCCATTTATGATGTAACAGTAGCCATCCCTAAGAGTTCCCCTGCTCCTACAATGCTAAGACTCTTCAAGGGACAACCTTCAGTG GTGCATGTTCATATCAAGAGGCATTTGATGAAGGAACTGCCAGATACAGATGAGGCTGTTGCTCAATGGTGTCGAGATATATTTGTGGCCAAG GATGCTTTGTTAGACAAACATATGGCTGAGGGTACTTTTAGTGATCAAGAGCTGCAGGATACTGGTCGACCAATAAAGTCTCTTCTG GTAGTTATATCTTGGGCGTGTCTGGTTGTTGCGGGGTCTGTAAAGTTCCTGCAATGGTCTTCGTTACTCTCTTCCTGGAAGGGTGTTGCATTTTCAGCTTTTGGTTTGGCAGTTGTTACTGCACTTATGCAAATTCTGATTCAATTCTCACAGTCAGAGCGTTCAAACCCGGCCAAGATCGTGCCTGCAAAGTCAAAAAACAAGGGGTCTTGA